In Spirochaeta isovalerica, the genomic window CAATATCGAGGATGATTTCAGCGGCGGATCTCCGGAGCTTCGCGTTATCGTCAATGAGGAAAGAGCGGCAGCCTACGGATTGAGTGTCCTCACTATCGGACAGTATATCCGCGCCGCTGTGGACGGCATCCAGGCTACGACCTATGTGGAGGACAACCAGTCCATCGATGTCATCGTCAGGTATGAGAGAGCCGGGCTCTTCCGTGCCGATCAGCTCGAACAACTTCTCATTCCGACTCCTGCCGGAGCAAAAGTGCCCTTCAGCGCCGTTGCCGGAATAGAAGAAGCGACTTCTCTCTCCACAATCCAGCGGGTTGATGGAAAAAGAGTCGTATCCATATCCGCCGGCGCCTATACCAACGAGACCGTTCCCGATATCAATAAGGATATTGAGGCCCTGGCAGCGGAGTATGCTGTGGCTTATCCCGATCAGATTCTATCCGTAGGAGGCGAATTCGCCGATTTTGAAACACTCATTTTCGATATTCTCAGGATATTCCTCATCGGTGTCTTTCTCATTTATCTGATCCTCGGGACCCAGTTCAAATCCTATAGCCAGCCTTTTCTCATTCTTCTCTCCGTACCGATGGCTTTTGCGGGGATCATTCTCTATCTCTTTGTGAGCCGGACCCCCTTCAGTACGACTGTTCTCTATGCGGGAGTCGCACTGGCCGGTATCGCCGTCAATGACGCCATCGTTCTTATCAGCTTTATCAACGAATTGAGGGAGAAGGGCATGGCTGTGGCGGCGGCTGTCAAAGAAGCTGCTGCGACGCGGCTGAGGCCGATATTGCTCACATCACTGACGACAATCGCCGGACTGCTTCCCACGGCAATCGGTATAGGCGGCGTTTCCGTTGTATGGCAGCCAATGGCCAGTACGATCATATTCGGACTACTGTTCAGCACTCTTACGGCGCTGCTTCTCATTCCGCTCATGTACGGACTTTTATATGGAAGGAAGGACAAACATGAATCGAACTAAAAGATTTTTTATTCTGATGATGTTGCTGACCATATCCCTGAGTCTCTTCGCTTTTACGGCTGAAGAGGCCCGGAGAGAATACGATAAGGTGATGCTGGCCTGGATTGACGGAAGCAGGAATGACTTTCAGATTCTATCGGATCTGGGAAATCTGGAAAGCGATATTGCTGCTATAACCGATTCTGCAGAACGGCAGTATTGGACTGCCAGAGTCAACCTCGCCATAGGGCAGATCCGCTTTTACCGGGAGGAGGAAAAGCTCTCACTGGATGCGTTGGAGAAGAGCCGCGAAGAGGCCCGTCTCGCCGCTGAAGGCGGGGCCGGAGCTGATGCCTGGCGCATACAGGCTGATGCAGGCAGCTTTATTATGATTCAGAAAGGTGTGGGATACATTATCGCAAACTCCGGAAAAGTGCAGGATCAGGCGGAAAAGGCTCTTGAAATGGACAATTCCAATGTCAGGGCCTCTCTGATCGTCGCGCAGGGGCTGATTAACGCACCGGCCATATTCGGGGGCAATAAAAGAAAAGGTTTTGCCGAAATGGAAGCTTTGACCCGAAAGCCCGGACTGGACCCGGAAGACAGGTTTTTCATTCTTATGGGAATGGGCGAGATTTATGAGAACGAAAAGGAAGAGGATAAAGCACTGGCTTTTTATAGAAAAATCCTCGATGATTATCCGGAAAACCGTCTGGTAGCAAAGAAATTGACCGGTCTGGCCAACCGGTGAATATTATCACTGTCTGGTTGTTTTAGATAATTCGCTTATGGGTCCTCCTTGGAATAGGAGGGCCTGTGGATGTTTCGGACCATGAAAAAAAAGACACCTTATTTTCCCCGGCTAATTAACTCCATGCCTTTTTTGACAGCTCTGTCTGATGGCTCTCCGATGAAGTACCCCTGTGAAAAATCAATACCCATCTCCCTTATCAAAAGGGAGATCTCTTCATTGTGAACATATTCCGCAATGGTTTTTAAGCCTAGTTTACGGGAGAAACTAACTATTGTTTCAACCATGATCCGGGAGTTCCTGTCTCTGTCGAGATTCCGGATGAGAGATGAGTCAATCTTCAGAAAATCGAATTCCATCCTCAGCAGGTACTCAAAATTGGAGTATCCCGCTCCAAAATCGTCAATGGCGATCCGGCAGCCGTATTCCTTGACTTTCCGGATAAAGGATTCTACCTGCGGGTTCCCTTCTATGCGGGAGGATTCAAGAAATTCAAAAATCAATCTTTTGCCCAGTCCGTACTTCTCCAGCTGCCGGTAAATATGATTCGTTGTAGTTTCATCAAAAATATCTTCAAGGCAGATGTTTATCGAAAAGTCTTCTTTCCGGTTCTCGAAATAGCGGAAACAGCGGCTAATCATTGTCCTGGTCAATGCTCCATAGATTTTGGATCTTTTTGATAATTCCAGGAACTGTCCAGGCAGAAGAAATTCCTCGCCATCGCGGAATCGCATCAGGCATTCATATTTATTAATTCTTCCCGTCTTATTGTCCATAATGGGTTGAAAAAAGGGTACGACGCCCCCTTTATTCATTATGTTTCTCAGTTTTGAAGTCTGTTTGATATTTTTCCTGTATTCTCCGGTCATATCTATGGAATCGCTGTGGATAACATAGTTTTTGTGTTGAGCCCTCGCCAGTCTGAGTGCGGAGTCCGCATGGGCCAGATGGTTTTTTCTCCCCCGGGCTATACCCATGGTCAGGGAGATGTAAATCCCCGCGTCACCGATTTTAAAATCATACCGGCTTTTATTTCTTATCTCCCGAATAATCGTATTGAGGCTTCTTTCGAACTGTTTCTGCGCAATTGGAAAGATAAAGGCGAATTCATCGGCGTGAAGTTTATATAGCTCCCCTTTCGGGACCTTTTCATTCAGCGATAAAAGTCTGTAAGCCAGCTCTTTCAGAACCATGTCTCCCTGCCGGCTTCCGTAGATATCATTGATCTCCCGGAATTTATCGATATTGATCAGGATGAGAGCTTGTTCATTACGGTTCGTCTCAAGGAATTTCAGCATCCGGTTACGGTTGGGAAGGTCTGTCATTTTATCGAAATTCAGCTGAAATTCCAAATGCTTCTGTTTTTCTTCCAATGATTTTTCATAGATATAAGTCATGAGAGAGACAATGAAAAAAACCAGCGAGAGATCTCTGAAAACATAGGGAGGATAAGGGAAGGAATAAATTCCGGCTATCTGTATCAAGATGGCTGTTAAAAATACCAGAAATACCAGTAAAGAAAAAAAAGAGCCTTTGCGGGCTCCATTGGTATAATAAACGATATGCGGGATAATGAGTATCCAGAAAGGAGATAATTCATTTCCATATCCGAATAGAACTATATAGATAAAGTGAGCTGAGCATATAATCAGTCCGGCGAGGTAAGTGACTTTTTTCTTTTTTGTCAGCAGAAGGAAGATCAAACAGCCAATGATAAGGGCTGCAGCCAATACATTCGCCAGAGCCATAGATCTGTAGTTCCTGATAAAAAAATTTATATATCCATAAAGCAGTTCTATTGCTGAGCCCGCCAGAAAAAGCACCACTATTCTGATTTCCGTTTTTCTTTTGTCTGTATTTTTAAACATTCCAATTTATCCATAAATAATCTTCAATCGATTTATTTCAGTTTATTGAGCACTTGTTCATATTTATACTAATGTTTTTAGAAATAAGCTACAATTTTTTTGATTCCATATTTTGTGTGAAAGTGAAGGCTTCATTTTCTATAATTAATGCAGAGAGGGATTGTTATGAAGAAGCTTATTCGCGCCGATCACCTGAGCCGGTTCTTCCCCATGGCCAATGTGGAACTGAAGTTCGGGATCAACAGGAAAAAATATGCCCTGAACATTGTAGAAAGTTCGCCGAAGAGGATTTTTTACAGGAATGAATGGATCGAGGTAACTTGTGAAAAAAAATCCATAGATCAGGGTGTTATCTACACCATGTCTCTCACTAATATCAGCAGCAAGCATATACGGATAACCAGACTGCGGCTCCCGGCGACCGATGGAATCGCCTCGTTTCTGGAGAAAGTCAGTCCCCGCAAAATCTCTTTTTTGAGAAACGGATATCAGTCCTGGTCAACAGCCAGAACCTACCGGATATCAGAGAAACCTCTCCGGCCCCGGTTCAAGCTAATGTCTCTGGCGACTTCCAATATGGCGAATCTTCCCTCCAATGTTCCAGGCATGCTCTCTTCCGACATGTACTCCCTTATAACGGACCTGGAAGACGGGCGAACCTTTCTGGCCGGTCAGCTTCCTCCCTTTAATCAGTTTTTTTATATCATCCTCAATGCCAACTCCAGGAAGGACAGAAGCTTTTTTGAGATGATTTACGACTTCGGCAGGCAGATGCTCGAGCCGGGGAAAAAGGTGAAGCTTGACGGCATCATGATTATACAGGGGACCCGGGCCATGGTGGAACAGAAATACTTCCACTACATCCGCGAGAAGTTGGAAATACAGCCTCCTGAAAAGAATTTCCGGGGATGGTGTTCATGGTATCAGTACTACAACAAAATAACGCCGGAACTGCTCTACAGAAATCTCCGGGCCATACAGAACCGGGGAATGAACTTTGATTTTTTTCAGATTGATGACGGTTACCAGAAAGCTGTCGGGGACTGGCTCGATCAGAGTGCACCGTTCGACGGCAGGATGAAAGAACTGGCCGATGCCGTCAGAACGGCGGGAATGAAACCCGGTATCTGGATCGCTCCTTTTTCCGCTGCCGCCAACTCGGAGCTGTTCCGGTACCACCCCGAATATATTCTCAAAAATGAAATGGGTAAAATGCTCAAAGCCAGTTACAATCCTTTCTGGAAGTGTTTTTATTACGGCGTGGATGTCACCCATCCCCGCTATGCCGAATATCTGAGAGAGTTTATTGATGTCATTGTCCATCAATGGGGATTCGAGTATTTGAAATGCGACTTTCTCTTTACCGCTTCTCTCAGAGGGGCTGTCCACCATGATTTATCTCTTTCCAGAGCTTCGGTTGTCAAAAAAGGGATGGAGATCATCAGAAATGCCGCCCGTCCCGAAACGAAAATTATAGGCTGTGGAATGCCACTTTCTGCCGGAATCGGCTCTGTCGACGCCATGAGAGTCGGCCCCGATACGGGAGATTTCTGGATTCACCATACGGCCAAGCTTGTTCGGACGGGGAGTATGTTCGGTGTACGCAATTCCATGAAAAACTTTATGGTGCGCAGCCCCATGCACAAAAGACTCTGGCTCAACGATCCGGACTGCATTATGATCCGAGATAAAGGGACGGGACTGAAGCCCGGTGAGAGACAGTCGCAGATTGACGCCATCGCCCTGTCGGGAGGAATCCTCATTTATTCCGATGATTTCGAAACCTTATCAGAGAAAGCGATCGCCGATATGGCTCTTATCGATGAGGTATCGGAGAACTGTTTTGCCGGGCAGGCTATCGCCCTGGATGTGATGGAGCAGGAAATGCCGGAAATTTACTATAACACTTCGGGATATTTGGGACTCTTTAATTTTTCAACCACTCTCAGACGGCGGACCTATGATCTCTCCATGCTTTTTGATTACGAAAGGGAACCCGCCGTTCTTGTTGATGTCAGAAATGGTGAAAAAATACCGGCTTCTTCTAAAACTCATGTGGGAGATCTTCTTCCCCGGGGCTCCAGACTTTTCAGAATTGAGTCTGGACAGTGAACGGGAGACTTATCCCGGAAAAGGATAAAAAGTGAAAGGTGAAATTAAAGCTCTCAAAATACTTCTGGCGTTGTATATCTTTTTGTGCCTCCTTATCGCAGGATTGAATTACGGTCTGGCACCTCATGTCTCAGAAGCCGGCTCCCGGATTATCCGAAGCATCTGGAATATTTATGAAAACTATTTCAAAACTTTTTTGA contains:
- a CDS encoding GGDEF domain-containing phosphodiesterase — protein: MFKNTDKRKTEIRIVVLFLAGSAIELLYGYINFFIRNYRSMALANVLAAALIIGCLIFLLLTKKKKVTYLAGLIICSAHFIYIVLFGYGNELSPFWILIIPHIVYYTNGARKGSFFSLLVFLVFLTAILIQIAGIYSFPYPPYVFRDLSLVFFIVSLMTYIYEKSLEEKQKHLEFQLNFDKMTDLPNRNRMLKFLETNRNEQALILINIDKFREINDIYGSRQGDMVLKELAYRLLSLNEKVPKGELYKLHADEFAFIFPIAQKQFERSLNTIIREIRNKSRYDFKIGDAGIYISLTMGIARGRKNHLAHADSALRLARAQHKNYVIHSDSIDMTGEYRKNIKQTSKLRNIMNKGGVVPFFQPIMDNKTGRINKYECLMRFRDGEEFLLPGQFLELSKRSKIYGALTRTMISRCFRYFENRKEDFSINICLEDIFDETTTNHIYRQLEKYGLGKRLIFEFLESSRIEGNPQVESFIRKVKEYGCRIAIDDFGAGYSNFEYLLRMEFDFLKIDSSLIRNLDRDRNSRIMVETIVSFSRKLGLKTIAEYVHNEEISLLIREMGIDFSQGYFIGEPSDRAVKKGMELISRGK
- a CDS encoding alpha-galactosidase yields the protein MKKLIRADHLSRFFPMANVELKFGINRKKYALNIVESSPKRIFYRNEWIEVTCEKKSIDQGVIYTMSLTNISSKHIRITRLRLPATDGIASFLEKVSPRKISFLRNGYQSWSTARTYRISEKPLRPRFKLMSLATSNMANLPSNVPGMLSSDMYSLITDLEDGRTFLAGQLPPFNQFFYIILNANSRKDRSFFEMIYDFGRQMLEPGKKVKLDGIMIIQGTRAMVEQKYFHYIREKLEIQPPEKNFRGWCSWYQYYNKITPELLYRNLRAIQNRGMNFDFFQIDDGYQKAVGDWLDQSAPFDGRMKELADAVRTAGMKPGIWIAPFSAAANSELFRYHPEYILKNEMGKMLKASYNPFWKCFYYGVDVTHPRYAEYLREFIDVIVHQWGFEYLKCDFLFTASLRGAVHHDLSLSRASVVKKGMEIIRNAARPETKIIGCGMPLSAGIGSVDAMRVGPDTGDFWIHHTAKLVRTGSMFGVRNSMKNFMVRSPMHKRLWLNDPDCIMIRDKGTGLKPGERQSQIDAIALSGGILIYSDDFETLSEKAIADMALIDEVSENCFAGQAIALDVMEQEMPEIYYNTSGYLGLFNFSTTLRRRTYDLSMLFDYEREPAVLVDVRNGEKIPASSKTHVGDLLPRGSRLFRIESGQ